Proteins from a genomic interval of Euleptes europaea isolate rEulEur1 chromosome 18, rEulEur1.hap1, whole genome shotgun sequence:
- the LOC130490216 gene encoding olfactory receptor 6X1-like, translating into MMNASAVTEFILVGIPFLYDLHRVFFALGLFMYITAILGNGFILVIVAIEPRLQTPMYFFLSNLAFLEICYTTTVVPKLLQTLIETRTTICFHCCMAQNFFHFTFGGTELLILTVMSFDRYLAICKPLQYPMVMTKNVCIQLSLATWYSSFIVMFFQCLLVWRMPFCDSNVVDHFFCDAAPMFSLACTDTHLSELLGLLSAVLLVILTLIFTIVSYVCIISTIMCIPSAVGRKKAFSTCTSHLIVVSILYGALMVMYVRPTLHSSSHLTRVLAVLNTSLIPMLNPFIYTIRNTEVKAAVRNAIHKKRQSLNEDFLSVLKKVSK; encoded by the coding sequence ATGATGAATGCATCAGCTGTGACCGAATTTATCCTCGTGGGGATTCCATTTCTCTACGATCTACACAGGGTTTTCTTTGCCTTGGGTTTATTCATGTACATCACAGCCATTTTGGGGAATGGATTTATCCTCGTCATTGTGGCCATTGAGCCAAGACTTCAGactcccatgtacttcttcctgagCAACCTGGCTTTTTTGGAGATCTGCTACACCACAACTGTGGTACCAAAGCTACTACAAACGCTTATAGAAACGCGGACCACAATTTGTTTCCATTGCTGCATGGCCCAGAACTTCTTCCACTTCACATTTGGAGGTACGGAGCTTTTAATCCTGACTGTGATGTCCTTTGACCGCTATTTGGCCATATGCAAGCCGCTCCAGTACCCAATGGTTATGACCAAGAATGTTTGCATTCAGTTGTCTTTGGCCACTTGGTACTCATCCTTCATCGTCATGTTTTTTCAGTGTCTCCTTGTATGGAGGATGCCTTTCTGTGATTCCAATGTTGTtgaccatttcttctgtgatgCTGCTCCCATGTTCAGCCTTGCGTGTACTGATACTCACCTCAGTGAGCTTCTGGGATTGCTCAGTGCTGTCTTACTGGTTATTTTGACCTTGATCTTCACCATAGTCTCATATGTTTGTATCATCTCCACCATAATGTGCATTCCTTCAGCTGTCGGGCGCAAGAAGGCCTTCTCCACCTGTACATCTCACCTGATTGTGGTGTCTATATTGTATGGAGCACTGATGGTCATGTATGTGAGGCCCACTCTGCATTCCTCATCTCATTTGACCAGGGTACTAGCGGTGCTGAACACTTCCCTTATTCCAATGTTGAACCCTTTCATTTACACAATAAGGAACACAGAGGTAAAGGCTGCTGTCAGGAATGCAATCCATAAAAAGAGACAGTCGTTGAATGAAGATTTTTTAAGTGTGTTGAAAAAAGTCAGCAAATAA